GTCAGTGACGACGGCGCCGTGCAGGCCCTCGTAGAACAACAAGTCCGAGTTCTCCGGCAGCCGCTCCCATTCGGTGAAGGTGCCGGGCGCCGCGCCATGGAGCGCGGATTCGTCGGCGTCATGCACATAGTGCCGTGTCACCGCCGTGCCGGTCTCGCCATAGTCGCGGAAGGCCCGCTCCAGCTCTTCGAACAGATTGGTCTCGGGGCTGAAATGGCTGAAATGCTTGTTGCCGCGTTCCGCCTCCGTCGCCATCTGCGCGCGCATCTCGGCGCGGTCGTAGCGATGGAACGCATCGCCCTCGATGTAGACGGCGTTGACCTTTTCACGGAAGAAGATCTGCTCGAACGTCTTCTTGACGGAGGTGGTGCCGGCGCCGGAGGAGCCGGTGATCGAGATGATCGGGTGCTTCCTGGACATGGGACGCCTCGCTCACAGCCGGAAGAAGCCGCGCCGCGCGAACAGCGGTGCGGAGACGCCGGCGGCCAGCAGCGGATCGCAATGCAGTTCGGCGACGCGGCGCACCTCGTTGCTGGAGCCCATGACCAGCGGCACGCGCTGGTGCAGGTTTTGCGCAGACAAATCGAGGATGCGCTCGCGCCCGGTGGAGGCCGAGCCGCCGGCTTGCTCCATGATCATGGCCATCGGGTGGGCCTCGTAGACGAGGCGCAGACGGCCATCGCCGTAGCCGGGCCGCGCATCGGAGGGATAGAGGAACACGCCCCCGCGGGTGAGGATGCGATAGGTCTCCGCCACCAGCGAGCCGATCCAGCGCATGTTGAAATCGTGGTTGGCGGGTCCTTCGACACCGGCGAGACATTCGTCGATGAACGCGCGCACCGGCGTTTCCCAGTGACGACGGTTGGAGACGTTGATCGCAAACTCCTCGCAGGTCTCGGAGATCTGCACGGCGCTGCGCGCGAGACGGAAGCAGCCGGCCTTGCGATCGAGAGTGAAGATGTCGACGCCCTCGCCGAGCGTCAGCACCAGTGAGGTCTGCGGACCGTAGGTGACGAAGCCTGCCCCCAGTTGCGCACAACCGCGTTGATGGAAAGCGAGGCCGAGATCATCAGGTGCGGGCAGGATCGAGAAGATCGTGCCGACGGTCATGTTGAGGTCGATGTTGGTCGAACCATCGAGCGGATCGATCGCAACACAGATTTTGGCTGCGCGGTCGCCGATCTGCGGCTCGCGCATCTCCTCTGACGCCAGTGCCGCGATGGGCAGCTTGCCGAGGCAGCGGCGCAGGATCGCATCGGCCTGAACGTCGAGGTCGCGCTGGATGTCGCCGTCGCTGTTGCGTCCGGTGGTCAGGCCGGAGGCATCGGCGAGATCGCCTGTCGCGATGAGGTCGGCGATCTCGATCGCGGCGGTTGCGATGGCGTCGACTGCGGCCGCCACAGCCAACGCGTGCGGGGCCGTCTCGGAATAGCGTTGAAGGCGGTCGTCCAGCCTGAGTTGCCCGGTCATCTGCGTCCATCCCCTTGTCGGCGCCGCATCCGGTTCCCTCCCTTCGGGAGGTCGGGCGGTCTGTCCCAACACGTTGAGATTGACAGGGGCGGCTTAATAAGGAAAATTTCTAATCATAATGAGTGCCAAAGAATTTCCTTATAATGGTTCCGGCCATGCGGCGACCCAACTCCGGCATCTGACGATCCGGCAGTTGCGCTCGCTTGCGGCGCTGTCAGCCAAGGGCAGCGTGACGGCGGCCTCGACCCAGCTTGGGCTGACCCAGCCGGCGGTGACGCAGCAGCTCCGGCAGCTTCAGGACCTTGCCGGTTTGCAGCTGGTGCAGCGGACCGGCGACGGCATGCTGCTGACCGAGGCAGGCCGGGAGGTTCTGGCGCTCGCCGAGCGCGTCGAAGCTGCGATCGCCGACTGCCAGGGCGCGCTCGACCTGCTCGCCGGCAGGACCGGCGGCACGGTGCATCTCGGCGCGGTCTCGACCGCAAAATATTTCGTGCCGCACGCGATCGCGGCCTTCTCCAAGCGCTTCCCGAAAATCGAGATCAAGCTCACCATCGGCAACCGCGAGGATATCCGCGAGGCCATGCACGGCTATGAGCTCGATTTCGCCGTGATGGGCCGGCCGCCGGCCGACGTCAGCGTCGACGTGCGCCAGCTCGGGCGCAATCCGCACATCATCGTCGCGCGCAAGGGGCACTGGCTGGAGAAGGATTCCGGGCTGAGCCTGACCGACCTCGTGCACGAGACCTTCCTCACGCGCGAGCCGGGATCCGGCACCCGCACGCTGATGGAGGGGATGTTCCAGCGGTCCGATCTCGAGCCGATCATCGGCATGGAGATGAGCAGCAACGAGACCATCAAGCAGGCGGTGATTGCCGGGCTCGGCATCGCCTTCATCTCGGCGCACACCGTGGCGCATGAGCTCGCCGAGGGCCGCCTCGTCGTGCTCGACGTCGCGGGACTGCCGATCGTCCGGCAATGGTACGTGATCCGCCGCAGCGACAAGGTGCTGCTGCCGCCGGCGCAGGCGATGTTCGACTTTTTGGGCTCGGAAGGCGCGAACTATCTGCCCGAAGTGCCCGCTCTCGGCGAGAGCGCCAGCGCCGCGTTCAGCCCATCAGCTTCATCGCGATCGTCGCCGCCAGAATGACGATGATCTGGAGCAGGCGCTCCGTCGTGAAGATGCGGTTGAAGGTGGTCATCGCGGGGCCCGGTGGTCTCGATGGAATGGGTCGGGCGTATGGCTAGCATACCGGGCCGACGGCGCAACTCCGTATGGCCCACGTATCCTGACGGCACGCAGGCCCGCGATCGTTCATGATCAGGCGGCGCGCGGTGCGGCGAAATCGGTGCGCGCGGCGAAATAGGCTTCCAGCTCCAAAAGAGCGCGGGCTTCCCATTCGCCCGCCTGCTCCAACAGCGACCAGCGCTGGCTCGGACGAAACGCCGCGGTCTGGCGATAGAGCGATGCGATGCCGCGGTAGCGGCGCACGTTCTCGAAAATGGCGTGCCCGTTCATGACGAAAACTCCCTCGTATTCCCGCGGGAGAAATTGCGGCCAAATCTTTTTCGAAAAGTTAGCGGCGCGATCCGGCTGCGCGGATGGTTGCCGGACTGTTGCGCGAGCGCAACGGCCTGATCGCGCACCCGCCGTCTATTGCGAATTCGTTGCCGCGCTCTTGCCTGGCGCCTTCAACCCGCCGCGGCTGACGAGGGCCGAAGCCTTGCGGCAGAGATCGGCAAGGCCGATCAGGAGCACGGCAAGCAGGAAGAACAGGTTGATGGAATCCGCGTCAGCGGCGGTCAGCGGGGTGATCTCGAACACCGGAGGCATGAAGGCCCACCACACCACCGGAACGGTGAGCAAGGCGGCGAAGATGGCCGCCGGCGCGCCCGCGACGAGGCAGAGCACGAACAGGCTCGGCAGGAATGTTGCGAAATAGAGCTTGGCGCCGAACGCGACGCAGACGCCTTGAAGCGCAGCCGATACTGCGACCGAAACAAATCCGAGCAGAAATGCCTGCCACGACCATGGCCGTACTCGCGGTACGCCAACCAGTCCCGCACGCCTCATAGGGCCTCCCCTGCCGCCGTTAACCAGGCCGCTTGCGACCAAAGTACTACAGCCGCAGGAAATCTGCGAGGCGCAAATTGCGCCATTGGGCCGACGATCAGAGCCTGGTAAACCGCTGCGTCACACAATCGTACCGCTACTCGGTCGTGGCATAGATCAGGCTCGCGACCGGCAGCGCAAGGCCAATGGCCGAGGCCAGCGTCCAGCCGCCTTGGACGAATGCCTAGGCGCCGATCGCAGATCCGGCCGCACCGGCGGCGAAGAACGTCGCCATATAGAGGCCGTTGAGGCGGCTGCGGTGCTCATGCCCGAGCACGAAGATGGCGCGGAAGCCCAGGACGACATTGCCCTGCACGCCGAAATCGATCGCGATCGCGGCGACGACGAGACAGGCGAGATTGAGCATCGATCCGGCCGCACCGACATGGGTGACGAGGAAGCCGAGGGCGACGAACAGCATCGCGGCGAGCGTGGCGATGCGGCTGTGGCCGCGATCGGCGAGCCGCCCCGCGATCGGCGCCGCGAACACGCCCGAGACGCCGGCGAGCGCGAACAGCGCGATGCCGCTCTGGGTGAAGCCGAACTGGCCGGCAAGCTGCAGCGGGATGACGGTCCAGAACAGGGCGAAGGCGCCGAACAGGCCGGCCTGGTAGAGCGCCCGGCGCCGCAGCAGCGGCATGGTCCGCACCAGATGCGGCATCGACAGCAGCAAATCGCCGTAGTGCATCCGCGCCACCGGCTTGCGCTGCGGCAGCGTCAGGCGCAGCACGACGATCAAGGCGATCATCAACGCCGCCGAGCAGAAGAACACCGCGTGCCACGACAGCGCCGCGGTGACGAAGCTCGAGGCCGGTCGCGCCAGCATGATGCCGAGCATCAATCCGGTCGAGACGTTGCCGACAACCCTGCCGCGACTGGCCTCCGGCGCCAGATGGGCGGCGTAGGGAATGATGATCTGCACTGCGACCGAGCCGAGGCCGATCAACAGCGCCGCGATCAGGAACGGCACCGCGTGGGTGGCAAAGCCGGCTGCGACCAGCGCCGCCGCGCCGAGCGCAATGACGGTGCAGATCAAGGTGCGGTTCTCGACGAGATCGCCGAGCGGCACGATAAACAGCAGTCCCGTGCCATAGCCGATCTGCGTCATGGTCACGATCAGTCCCGCCGCCGCGTGCGACAGGCCGAGCGCGGCGCTGATCGGCGCGATCAGCGGCTGGGCATAGTAGATGTTGGCGGCGACCATGCCACAGGCCGCGGCAAGCACGAAGGTCAGTCGTTGCGACACCGCATCCGGCTCGGGGGCGGCGTCGATCGTGGCATTCATCGTCATTCCAAACTCTCCGGGACTTCCATACAGGATTTTCGATATAGGAAACGCTCATTTCCTAATGTGACAAGAATTCAGGCAAGCAGCTTCATCGCGACGCCGACCAGGCGCTCGCCGTCGAGCGGCAGGCGTGCCTTCCCGACCACGCGCAAGCCCTGCGTCATGCAGATCACCAGCCGCGCGGTATCGTCGGCGTCGACTTGATCGGGGATCGAGCCGTCGGCGTGGCCCTCGCGAATGAGGCCGGCGATGAAACTTTCGTTGGTCTTGAGCTGCGCCGTCACGCGCGCACGCATCACCGGATCGACCGCCGACAGCTCGACCGCGCTGCCGACCACGATGCAGCCGCGGCGCCCCTCCGCGCCTTGCGAGTGCTCGACATAGGACTCAAGGACGTTGCGCACCCGCTCGCGACCATTGGCGCCGCGTGCCGCTGCACGGCGGGTCTGCTCGCTCCGCACCGCGACGTAGCGCTCGAACGCGGCGAGAAAGACGGCGTGCTTGTCGCGAAACGCCTTGTATACGCTGCCGGTGGCAAGCCGCATCGCCGCCGTCAGCTCTCCGATCGAAGTGGCATGATAGCCGCGCTCGCAAAACACCCTGATCGCGCCGTCCAGCGCGGTGTCCATGTCGAACTCCCGGGGGCGACCGGGGAGATGGGCCGATGGCTCGGATTTTCGGGCAGCTTTTTGCATTGCGGAATAATAGGGAATGACTGTTCCCAAATAAAGACACGTGGTTGTGATTGAGGCTCGGGCAGCAGGCTGGTCGTGATCCCCGTGTCCCGGACGAGCTGCAGCGCGCAACGCTGCTGCGCAGAGCCGGGACCCACGCCACACGGAATGCTCGGAGACGTGGGCCCCGGCTCTGCAGTGCATCGTCGAAGAGACGCTGCACTGCGTCCGGGGCACGAGATCGGAGACGCATACTGCCTTTCCGCGTCATTCCGGGATGCGGCTCTCGGCGCAGACCCGGAATCCATTTCACAGCGCGACTGGCGGCCCGATGGATTCCGGACCCGATGCTGCGCATCGCCCCGGAATGACGGAGAATGCCATCACTCCTTCCGCCGCACCTGCGTCCCGTCGGCCATGGTCGCCACGCCCTTCCGCTCCACGATCATCCCATACGCCTGCGGCTGGCGGTGAACATCGAAATTGAAGGTCGTGCGCTTGTAGGAGTTGCAGAGATCGAGATCGCAGCGGGCAAAGGCGAGCTCGTCGCCCTTGGTGGTGCATCGCGCGATGATCTCGCCTGATGGCGCGATGATGCAGCTGCCGCCGATATGATCGACGCCCTCCTCAACGCCGGCCTTGGCGACGCCGACCACGAAGGTGCCGTTCTGATAGGCGCCCGACTGCATCACCAGATGATTGTGGAACAGCGAGAGATCGTCGTGCTCCGGAGCCGGCGGATTGTGCACCGGCGTGTTGTAGCCGATCATCACCATCTCGACGCCCTGCAAGCCCATCACCCGATAGGTCTCGCTCCAGCGGCGATCGTTGCAGATTGCCATTCCCATCACGCCGCCGAAGGCGTCGACGACACCAAAGCCGGAGCCCGGCTCGAAATAGCGCTTCTCCAGATGCTGAAACTTGCGCCACGGCTCGTGCTCGGCATGACCGGGCAGATGGACCTTACGATACTTCGCAACGATCGCGCCGCCTTTGTCGACGAGGATCGACGCGTTGTAGCGATGGATCATGCCGGCCTCGACCGTGAGCTCGGCATAGCCGAGACAAAATCCGATGCCGAGCTCGCGGCCGAGATCGAACAGCGCTTGCGTTTGCGGCCCCGGCATCTCGCGTTCGAAGAAGCTGTCGATCTCGGCCTGATCCTCAAAATGCCAGCGCGGAAAGAAACTGGTCAGCGCGAGCTCGGGGTAGACGATCAGATCGCAGCCATTGGCCTTGGCCCCGCGCATCAACGCCATCAGCCGCGCCACCACCTCGGTTCGCGTCTCGCGTCTCGCGATCGGACCAAGCTGGCCGGCCGCCACAGTCAAGAATCTCGCCACGCGTTCGCCCCCATTCGCGTCTCGGATGGTCCGAGGCCCGCCGCACATACTGGCCGCGCCTATGCACATTCCGCGCCTGTTGGAGCTGATGCCGCACGGGAATCTGGCCCAATCAGGCATTCCAGGAACTTTCGTTGCCAATCTGCAACGGTTCCCCACTATCTAAGACCGGACAAAAGAAACGCCCATTGCGGCCACGAACCCTGCTCACAACGCCGTGAGACAAGTCAGGGGAACGACGATGCGTGCACAACGCGTTTGGAACGTGAATGGAGCCGCCAGCATCGGGCAGCTTCAATCCAGATTGGATGATCTGAACAAGCGGCTCAGCCAGCTGGAGAGCCAGCATCCGGAAAGCTGGAAGGTGGAAGAGCTGAAATCGAGCGCGCTCAGCCTGTCCCGGGAGATCGACGATATCAGATGCGCCGAGGCGACGGCGGCTTTGCGGGAATTGCTGCGGAAGTAACCGCGCACCATTCGCCGCCGCAGGGGGAACCAACGCTCCGCCCCGCCATTGCCATGGTGAGCATGGAGCAAAATCATGACCAGGCACCTGACGCGAGCTCATTTCGCGCGTGGCGTGGCCGGCGCGGTTTCCACGCTGGTCCTGTGCGCAACGATGGCCTTCACCATCGCGCGCCACTTCGCGCTGTGAGGAATTTTGCATGACGTCCGAGCCCGAGGAGTCGGTGAGGCTGCAAGGATTTGGCGAGATGACGCTGCGCACGGCCATCGCAACCGTGATGCTGCTCAGCCCGCGCGAGCGCGCGGAGGCCGCGATCTTCCGCGTTCGCGACGGCGAGCGTCTCGCCTCGAGCGAAATCACAGAGCTCGCGACAGCGTGGGGCATCGCGCCGGCGCCTGAGATCAGGTCGCCAAGACTCGTCCCTGAGCGGCACTGGTCCGACATCGTCCGCGGCATGGTCCGCGAAGCGCCGCTGCCATCGCTGATGGTGGCGTTTCTGCTGGGTGTGCTGGTGACGCGACGGTAAGCCGTTGACCTAGCGCGCAACGTCCGACCGCTTGCGCCGGCTCATCAAGAGCCATGCCGCCGGAACAGGCCACCCTGCGAGGGCCAAATCGGCCGTGGACCCGTCTTCAAAATCGTTGCAAAAAGGGCCCTGAAGGCGCTGGCGGCCGGTCCGCCAAGCCTTTGGAAAAAGCCAACTTTTGGAAGAATGGTCGGAGTGGCAGGATTCGAACCTGCGACCCCTGCGTCCCGAACGCAGTGCTCTACCGGGCTGAGCCACACTCCGACAAGAGGCCGGCTTATAGCGTCGGGTTTGGCGCACCGCAAGCGGCCGATAAGAGGAATTTTGTCCCTGTGAAAACGGGTCTTGAAACGCTGATTTTACCGGCTGGAGAG
This genomic interval from Bradyrhizobium guangzhouense contains the following:
- a CDS encoding LysR family transcriptional regulator, with the protein product MSAKEFPYNGSGHAATQLRHLTIRQLRSLAALSAKGSVTAASTQLGLTQPAVTQQLRQLQDLAGLQLVQRTGDGMLLTEAGREVLALAERVEAAIADCQGALDLLAGRTGGTVHLGAVSTAKYFVPHAIAAFSKRFPKIEIKLTIGNREDIREAMHGYELDFAVMGRPPADVSVDVRQLGRNPHIIVARKGHWLEKDSGLSLTDLVHETFLTREPGSGTRTLMEGMFQRSDLEPIIGMEMSSNETIKQAVIAGLGIAFISAHTVAHELAEGRLVVLDVAGLPIVRQWYVIRRSDKVLLPPAQAMFDFLGSEGANYLPEVPALGESASAAFSPSASSRSSPPE
- a CDS encoding N-carbamoyl-D-amino-acid hydrolase — translated: MARFLTVAAGQLGPIARRETRTEVVARLMALMRGAKANGCDLIVYPELALTSFFPRWHFEDQAEIDSFFEREMPGPQTQALFDLGRELGIGFCLGYAELTVEAGMIHRYNASILVDKGGAIVAKYRKVHLPGHAEHEPWRKFQHLEKRYFEPGSGFGVVDAFGGVMGMAICNDRRWSETYRVMGLQGVEMVMIGYNTPVHNPPAPEHDDLSLFHNHLVMQSGAYQNGTFVVGVAKAGVEEGVDHIGGSCIIAPSGEIIARCTTKGDELAFARCDLDLCNSYKRTTFNFDVHRQPQAYGMIVERKGVATMADGTQVRRKE
- a CDS encoding TetR/AcrR family transcriptional regulator yields the protein MDTALDGAIRVFCERGYHATSIGELTAAMRLATGSVYKAFRDKHAVFLAAFERYVAVRSEQTRRAAARGANGRERVRNVLESYVEHSQGAEGRRGCIVVGSAVELSAVDPVMRARVTAQLKTNESFIAGLIREGHADGSIPDQVDADDTARLVICMTQGLRVVGKARLPLDGERLVGVAMKLLA
- a CDS encoding DUF4118 domain-containing protein, producing MRRAGLVGVPRVRPWSWQAFLLGFVSVAVSAALQGVCVAFGAKLYFATFLPSLFVLCLVAGAPAAIFAALLTVPVVWWAFMPPVFEITPLTAADADSINLFFLLAVLLIGLADLCRKASALVSRGGLKAPGKSAATNSQ
- a CDS encoding class 1 fructose-bisphosphatase, producing the protein MTGQLRLDDRLQRYSETAPHALAVAAAVDAIATAAIEIADLIATGDLADASGLTTGRNSDGDIQRDLDVQADAILRRCLGKLPIAALASEEMREPQIGDRAAKICVAIDPLDGSTNIDLNMTVGTIFSILPAPDDLGLAFHQRGCAQLGAGFVTYGPQTSLVLTLGEGVDIFTLDRKAGCFRLARSAVQISETCEEFAINVSNRRHWETPVRAFIDECLAGVEGPANHDFNMRWIGSLVAETYRILTRGGVFLYPSDARPGYGDGRLRLVYEAHPMAMIMEQAGGSASTGRERILDLSAQNLHQRVPLVMGSSNEVRRVAELHCDPLLAAGVSAPLFARRGFFRL